The Vibrio tapetis subsp. tapetis genome segment TTGTTTTGCAGAAGCCTCGGCTTCATTCGCAGCACTTACCGCGATGTCTGCATTTTGAACAACAAGCCCGGCCGTTTGAGTCAACTCTTCACTGGCTGTTGCGACGAGATCCACTTCTTTAAATTGATCTTCACTGCTTTGATGAGTCGCACCTGCCGCATCTCCAGCTTGGACGCTGGTATTGGCAATATCGTGTGAAGTTGCCACCACCTCTCTGATAGTAAGCTGAAGTTTTTCCAGAAACTGGTTAAACCCGAGAGCAAGCTGACCGATCTCGTCGGTAGAATTTACTGTGAGCCGTTGAGTCAAGTCCCCCTCTCCTGAAGCAATGTCTTGCAGGCGAGCGACGACTTCCTTGATAGGTTTCACCAAGCTAAATGACATAATAGCGATTAAGACCAAACCGATAATGACCAAAACAGTGCCAACCATCAATTCTTGCCATACACCGCCATCGACCAAATCAGAAATGACGGCATCAAGATTAATTGCATCGGCCAGGACACTGTCACGAGGTGCTTCTAAGATCACCCCCCACGTTTGGTTTGCAACCATAATCGGTGCGAAAACAGAAAGCACGCTACCGTCTTGACTCCACTGAGTCATCACATCGTGCCCATAAAGGTACTCTGTGAGGGTGTCACTAGAGATATTGTTATTCTGATAAGGTTGCCCAATTGCAGCGGAAGGATTGTCTGAAGCGACCAAGCTTCCATCAAGGCTCATAATCGCAATACTGCCCGCCCCGTTAAACAGATTTTGGTCTGAGGCAATCACCGTATCAACAAGTTGATCCAGTGCGAGCTCTATCCCTAAAAACCCTATCGCTTCTCCTTCCAACATTAGAGGAACCGACAAAGAAACAAGCAAGGAGTTTCCCGTATTCGTTTGCACCACTCTCGGGGAGGTCACACAAGCACTTCCGGACAAAATCGGGCATGAAAATCGTTCGGCTTGCGAACCGTCAGCCAACGTTTCTTCCGTTAATACGGCACTTTGCTGTTCGCTTTCGTTGTCACTAGAGACCTGCCAATAACTGGCAAACCTTCCGGAATCATTCGACCCAACGTAATCTGCGCCATGGTAGTTATCATCTTCGCCGTCTAATTGATCGGGATTAAACACCAGATAAGCACCTCGAACGGTAGGAAACTCTTTCACCACTCTGCGCATCATTTCATTAAGTGACGTACGAACTTCTTCACTGCCGGTAAAGTTCTCTTCGGCGTTTGCTTTCGTAAATAGCGCAGTTTCTGCCAGCATTTCTGCACGGTGGCGAGCTTCGTCTAAATACGTTTTAACTTCTGCTGCATTAATTTTTGCGATACCAATCAATATCTGCTGAGACTTATCGATAACCGAAGACGAACTATGTTCAATAATCACACGCTGATTAGATGTCGCGTTGTAGATCGAAAACCCGATAAGAAAACAAGATGTTAATACTAAGCATAGCCCAGCCAACAGGGTGATCTTCCAATAGACAGAAAGGGATCGCATAACCTACTTCTCCTTGTGTTTGCGATAAATGAAGCCATTCCAATGGCTTTTTTTAACAAGATTTTTACACTGCCAATTTATCAATAACAAACAATAAATACTAGCCGTATAGGCATATTAATAATCATCTACTCTCTCGAGAATAGTGGATATTTTCTATACGGCTAGGAGAAATAGCGTCAAATGACCCACTTGAAATGAAGGCGCTGAGTGACATCCCATTTTTTAGAATAGCGATTGTTCACTATTCAGCTCAAATAAATGACACTTAGTCATATCAAATGTCAGTGCTTTCAGGTCATTTTGCCCAACATATTGATCGCTCTCAAATGGGATTCGAGCCGTTAGTTTCTCGCCACCTATCTTAAAGTAAAGGTAAAGCTCGTTACCCATAGACTCAACAGCATCGATATTTCGAATTTCTGTATTCTTTACTTCAGCCCCCTCTTTTAACTCAGTCATACTGATATGCTCTGGACGAATACCAAACCATACTTGGCTACCAATGCAGTGTTTAACCTTTTGCGCTTTCTCAATCGGAAGGATAACAATTGCCTCACCATCTAATTGAACGGCGATCTCACCATGATGCTCAATCAACTCTCCTTGAATAATATTCATAGCAGGTGATCCGATAAAACCCGCAACAAACTTATTCGCCGGCTTTAAATACAAATTCATTGGCGTGTCTACTTGCATAATTTGCCCATGATTCAGCACACAAATACGATCGCCTAAGGTCATGGCTTCTACCTGATCGTGTGTCACGTAAATCATGGTTGCATTTTGGCCTTCGGCTTTGAGGTTCTGATGCAGTTGGGCAATGCTGACCCGAGTGGAGACTCGAAGCTTGGCATCTAAGTTTGATAGGGGTTCGTCGAATAAAAATACATCAGGTTTGCGCACCATCGCGCGACCTAGAGCAACACGCTGCCTCTGACCTCCAGACATTTCTCCGGGTTTACTGCGTAATAAATGCGAGATTTCTAGCGTGTCAGCCGCTTCTTGGATACGTTGCTCTATGATATTTTTGTCTAATTTTAACTGTTTTAATCCAAAAGCCATGTTCTCATATACACTCATATGAGGATAAAGTGCATAATTTTGGAACACCATTGAAATGCCACGATCTTTTGGCGGCAGGTCGTTCACGCGTTTGTCACCAATGTAGACATCCCCAGCCGAAATATCTTCAAGACCAGCAATCATCCGTAATGTTGTCGATTTCGCACACCCGGATGGGCCAACGAACACCATGAACTCACCTTCTTTAATGTTGAGGTCAACTCCGTGTACTGCTTTATAGCCATTTGGGTACACTTTCTCGATTTTCTGTAAGGTTACTTCTGCCACGGGATTATCCTATTGAGTTGAAGACTAAATGGTCTAGGGTTAGGCTCGACACAGAGCTAAGCACGACGTCCGCGTGCGGTTTCAATTCATCGGCCGTTGCCGTTCCCGTTAAAACGCCAATTTTGTACGCTCCCGCATTATGACCAAATTCCATATCTGAAACGGTGTCACCAAACATCACTATTTGTTTAGCGCATAGGTCGGTAGAGAGACAAAACGCTTCTAGTAGCGCCGGGTGTGGTTTCGGTTGGATATCACCATCTGAATAACCAACGTAATCAAATAAGTCGAGTAACCCAGCTTGTTGAAGCGAATACAGCGTTGAATCTTTGGTATCAGCCGTTGCGACTCCTAAGTAATACCCCTTTTGCTTCAGCTCTATCAGCGTTTCTTTTACGCCGACAATTGCTTGAATAAGGTCTGGATTTTTCTCAACCTGTGTGTTGAATGCCGACTTGACTTGCTGAGAAAATAGAAGCGGAGAGACCTGAGGCTTTACTAACTCAAACCAAGCGTTAGCGGTATCTTCTACCGGATTTGCGGCCAACAAGCCGTGATTATCTACATAATTGCCATGTACGCCAATCGCGACTAAAAGGTCTTCCACGCTGATTTTCGTGTTGTGCATGTCGCCTATATCTTGTGCTGCGCCTTTTGCCACCTCAAGCCACATGGTATGGAACTCGAGCAAAGTGCCATCTTTATCAAACAGTAAGCCTTTAATATTCATTGTTCTAAATTGTCTCTACTAGTTCGCCCCATGTATCACACACGGGATGTGCAAAAATTGGGTTTTGAAGATTGAAAACTGGATTTATCATGCCTTCCAGTTCGCCTTTCATTTCTTGATGACCGATTAATTGGCCGCGACGAATGTCAATGCGTACCCACTTCGCATCAGCTAAGTTAGTCGTAAACGTAATGTGTTCTTCCGATAATTGAATACGTTCGAGCACAACGCCATCAACCACTCGTTCTGCATAAAATGGCTGGCTAACATTGCCCACATTGATCTGATGAACAACGTCACCCCCATCCACTCCTTGAGAAGGTAACAGCGCCCCTTTATTGATGTTAAAGCCGAGTTGGCAGTGTCTTTCAAAATAGACATGCCCAGCCTTTAACCCTTCAACAATGCCCACACCTGACAAGTTATTTGCAAATACCCAAGTTAGCGGATCACCATACAATGACGGCTCTGTCGCATTTGGGTTTCTTTGATCGGGTTTCAAGTGCGAGTCACTGCCACCCACGCCTGCAATTTTATGGCCGTTATTCCACATTGCGCTTAATAGCACTAGCGCCTCTTCTGCCGCGCGTGAAGACGTAGACCAGGTTGGGTCACAAATGATTTCTAAGGTATTAATGCTGGCTAATTTCATGTCAGCATAATGCCAGTGCCACGGTTTCATCATGGCGTGATTAACGCAAAGATTAGCGCCAATTTGTTGCGCTATCTGACGCCCCTGCTCAATCAACTCTTTGCTTTTATAGTGATTTTTATTTACATCTAGTGCTCGGTCTGGGCCATGCAGATTAAAATGTCCTAGATCGGTCGTGACTTCATATGCAGGTAAAAACAGACAAGTATCCGATTTGGGTAAACGAGGGTGAGCCAGGTTATGTTCTGTTAGAAACAAAAAATCGAGATTCTGACTTTCAGCAATGTCCGTCGCTTCTTCCAAGGTATTTGAGCCATCAGACAATAAAGTGTGAGCGTGTAAATCTCCACGATACCATTGAGCTTGATCCATCAAGTTTCGCTGCATGTCAAAGTCAATCGAGCGATCACTATTCATACAGTTAACGGTTTCAATACTGAGGTCATAAGAATCCGTAGCGCTCTGAGTATCTGTTGCAAGCTGCACGTCTACCTGTATCTGGTAATCCATCGCCTTTTCGCGCCGAAACTCCCCTTCAAGATTAAAGATCTCAATTCGCCATTCCCCGAGGCTAAATTTCCCAGCAATTCCACCTAGTGATGCGCTCTCAACACCAATAGACGTAACCGAAAGAGGTTTTTCAATGACAAAGCTCGTTCTCAGTTCTCCTTCTGGGTCGTAAAGATACAAATACAAAAAAGCTTTCTTGAGAGTCTTAGCACGCACGCTAATACGACTGACCTCGTCGCTTAATGTGAACACATGCTGCTGATGACCAAAACAAACACTATCTTCAAATACAAACATAGAAATTCCTAAAGCCCACCTTTAATGTGACGCAGACATCCAGACACAAAAAAGGTGGCTTTGTTAAATACAAATTAGCTACGATTTACTCTATCTAACGCTCGTTGCGCTTTTTTAGCCGCTTGTCGAAGGGCTTTCTCAGCCGGAACATTCTGAATTTGAATTTGATCCGCTGCGACTTTAAGTGCGTCGTTTATTTTGCCGTTGGTTGGGTCAACAAAGTCTTTCGACATCGTTAAGCTTGCTTGTTTCATCGGCACCGTTGCTTGCGGATTTTTAGAGGTGAAATCTTGGTACGCTTCCACGTTTACAACACTTTGTCTTACCGGGATGTAACCTGTGAACATTGACCAAGCAGCGGTGTTTTTCGCATTGGTGTAGAACTCCATGAATTCAAACGCACCTTTGGAGGCTGCTTCATTGGTGCCAGTAGGCATGACAAAGATCTGCGCGCCGGCTTGTGCAGCCATTGGGTGGTTCCCCCAACCTGGTTGAGTCGTCGCAGCCAGCTGAGTAAAGTCGAGATCGCCTTGATCACCAGACGAACCGGTGTAACCCAAAGCGCGCCCTTTCACTACGTCATCAATCGTTTTGTACCAATATTCCCAACCTTGACCTCCATAATGAATACGCATGACTTGGTCATCGTGAATCCACTTTCTAAAGCTGTCCCATACTTCTACCCATTCTTTAGAATCGATGAGCACTGTTTTGCCGTCTTCGCTGATAACCTTAGCGCCATTAGAAAACGCTGCGTCCATCAAGTTATCTTTGCCCCACATTGGCTCCCAGCCATAAAACTCTGTGTTGCCTTTTTTGTCTTTTTTCACAACAGCCGCTGATACTTTAGCCACACCTTGCCATGTACTCAGGTCATTTTCTGTAAACCCATGCTCGGCAAGTACCTGCTTATTATAATAAAATACTTGTGTCGTACCGTAAGCGGGAAGTCCGTACACCATGCCGTCTTTTTCCGTCACTTGAGCACGAAATGCAGGTAGGAAGTCTTCGAAATTAAACTCCGCATCCATATACGAGCGGAGATCTCTAACAAGACCACGGCCTGCCATTGCTTCGGCTTGTGAAGATCTCAGCAATACAAATTCTGGTGCGGTTTTAGATGCCATTCCGGCTTGGAGCTTTTGGAACGTTTCGGCATAATTACCTTGCAAGGCACCTTTGATAACATAGTCATCTTGAGTCGCATTAAACTCTTCAATCAACTGAGTCATCATTTGTTGAGGCTTAGTACCGCCTGAATACCAAAAATTCACTTCAACTTTCGCCATAGCGTGTGTCGACATCGTAACGCCAGCTAATCCAGAACAAATTACTGCTAATGTTTTTAGGTTCATATCCATTACTCTTTAACACCGTTGTCAGCAATTCCTGACAAGATCGTTTTTTGACAAATGACAAATAAAATAAGAAGGGGTAATACTGCAATTGTGCTCGCCGCCATAATTTGCGACCAGTTCAACCCATAATTTCCTTCCGCGATAAAATACTGTCGTATCCCTGTTGCTATTAAGTTCAAATCCGACGAGGTAATCACCAAGCTCGGCCACATGTAACTGTTGTAATTGGTAATAAAGGTGATTAAAAACAACGTTGCTAACGCCGCTTTACATTGTGGAAGAATAATTGCCCACAAAATTTTCACTTCTCCTGCACCATCTATCCTCGCCGCTTCCACCAAAGAAGGATGAACTTTTAAAAACACCTGACGCAGGTAAAACACACCGAACACACTCGCCGCATTGGAGACCACCAAACCAGCATGCGAATCCAGTAAGCCCAGCTTTGCCAAAGTGATGTATGAGGGAATATAAGTCACCGCTCCCGGCAACATGTAACACCCCATTACCACGAAATAAAGTAACGCCTTAGAGCGGAATTTAAGTTGCGTCAACGCATAGGCAAACATAGCTGAATTCACCATTACGACTATCGTCGTCGCCAATGCCACGGTAAAACTGTTGGCGATGTATAAACCAAATGGGGCACTTTGGAATGTGTCAATAAACGTTTCCCAACGAAACTGTTCTGGGATCAGGTTTAATGGGTTACTAAAGATTTCATCGTTAGTCTTTAGTGAGCCTGAAAACATCCAAATAAACGGAAATATCATCACCAAGCCAATGGATGAGAGAAAACCGTGTTTTAAGATCCATTCTGGTTTTGGCAGCTTGAATTGGCTTAACGATACCGACACTGGTTTTACGCTCGTCGCACTAAACCTTTTGTTTCTGATTGTTTGTATGGT includes the following:
- a CDS encoding methyl-accepting chemotaxis protein; translation: MRSLSVYWKITLLAGLCLVLTSCFLIGFSIYNATSNQRVIIEHSSSSVIDKSQQILIGIAKINAAEVKTYLDEARHRAEMLAETALFTKANAEENFTGSEEVRTSLNEMMRRVVKEFPTVRGAYLVFNPDQLDGEDDNYHGADYVGSNDSGRFASYWQVSSDNESEQQSAVLTEETLADGSQAERFSCPILSGSACVTSPRVVQTNTGNSLLVSLSVPLMLEGEAIGFLGIELALDQLVDTVIASDQNLFNGAGSIAIMSLDGSLVASDNPSAAIGQPYQNNNISSDTLTEYLYGHDVMTQWSQDGSVLSVFAPIMVANQTWGVILEAPRDSVLADAINLDAVISDLVDGGVWQELMVGTVLVIIGLVLIAIMSFSLVKPIKEVVARLQDIASGEGDLTQRLTVNSTDEIGQLALGFNQFLEKLQLTIREVVATSHDIANTSVQAGDAAGATHQSSEDQFKEVDLVATASEELTQTAGLVVQNADIAVSAANEAEASAKQGQAVIEHYACAISPF
- a CDS encoding ABC transporter ATP-binding protein; translated protein: MAEVTLQKIEKVYPNGYKAVHGVDLNIKEGEFMVFVGPSGCAKSTTLRMIAGLEDISAGDVYIGDKRVNDLPPKDRGISMVFQNYALYPHMSVYENMAFGLKQLKLDKNIIEQRIQEAADTLEISHLLRSKPGEMSGGQRQRVALGRAMVRKPDVFLFDEPLSNLDAKLRVSTRVSIAQLHQNLKAEGQNATMIYVTHDQVEAMTLGDRICVLNHGQIMQVDTPMNLYLKPANKFVAGFIGSPAMNIIQGELIEHHGEIAVQLDGEAIVILPIEKAQKVKHCIGSQVWFGIRPEHISMTELKEGAEVKNTEIRNIDAVESMGNELYLYFKIGGEKLTARIPFESDQYVGQNDLKALTFDMTKCHLFELNSEQSLF
- a CDS encoding HAD family hydrolase — protein: MNIKGLLFDKDGTLLEFHTMWLEVAKGAAQDIGDMHNTKISVEDLLVAIGVHGNYVDNHGLLAANPVEDTANAWFELVKPQVSPLLFSQQVKSAFNTQVEKNPDLIQAIVGVKETLIELKQKGYYLGVATADTKDSTLYSLQQAGLLDLFDYVGYSDGDIQPKPHPALLEAFCLSTDLCAKQIVMFGDTVSDMEFGHNAGAYKIGVLTGTATADELKPHADVVLSSVSSLTLDHLVFNSIG
- a CDS encoding CehA/McbA family metallohydrolase — protein: MFVFEDSVCFGHQQHVFTLSDEVSRISVRAKTLKKAFLYLYLYDPEGELRTSFVIEKPLSVTSIGVESASLGGIAGKFSLGEWRIEIFNLEGEFRREKAMDYQIQVDVQLATDTQSATDSYDLSIETVNCMNSDRSIDFDMQRNLMDQAQWYRGDLHAHTLLSDGSNTLEEATDIAESQNLDFLFLTEHNLAHPRLPKSDTCLFLPAYEVTTDLGHFNLHGPDRALDVNKNHYKSKELIEQGRQIAQQIGANLCVNHAMMKPWHWHYADMKLASINTLEIICDPTWSTSSRAAEEALVLLSAMWNNGHKIAGVGGSDSHLKPDQRNPNATEPSLYGDPLTWVFANNLSGVGIVEGLKAGHVYFERHCQLGFNINKGALLPSQGVDGGDVVHQINVGNVSQPFYAERVVDGVVLERIQLSEEHITFTTNLADAKWVRIDIRRGQLIGHQEMKGELEGMINPVFNLQNPIFAHPVCDTWGELVETI
- a CDS encoding extracellular solute-binding protein; translation: MNLKTLAVICSGLAGVTMSTHAMAKVEVNFWYSGGTKPQQMMTQLIEEFNATQDDYVIKGALQGNYAETFQKLQAGMASKTAPEFVLLRSSQAEAMAGRGLVRDLRSYMDAEFNFEDFLPAFRAQVTEKDGMVYGLPAYGTTQVFYYNKQVLAEHGFTENDLSTWQGVAKVSAAVVKKDKKGNTEFYGWEPMWGKDNLMDAAFSNGAKVISEDGKTVLIDSKEWVEVWDSFRKWIHDDQVMRIHYGGQGWEYWYKTIDDVVKGRALGYTGSSGDQGDLDFTQLAATTQPGWGNHPMAAQAGAQIFVMPTGTNEAASKGAFEFMEFYTNAKNTAAWSMFTGYIPVRQSVVNVEAYQDFTSKNPQATVPMKQASLTMSKDFVDPTNGKINDALKVAADQIQIQNVPAEKALRQAAKKAQRALDRVNRS
- a CDS encoding carbohydrate ABC transporter permease, coding for MTIQTIRNKRFSATSVKPVSVSLSQFKLPKPEWILKHGFLSSIGLVMIFPFIWMFSGSLKTNDEIFSNPLNLIPEQFRWETFIDTFQSAPFGLYIANSFTVALATTIVVMVNSAMFAYALTQLKFRSKALLYFVVMGCYMLPGAVTYIPSYITLAKLGLLDSHAGLVVSNAASVFGVFYLRQVFLKVHPSLVEAARIDGAGEVKILWAIILPQCKAALATLFLITFITNYNSYMWPSLVITSSDLNLIATGIRQYFIAEGNYGLNWSQIMAASTIAVLPLLILFVICQKTILSGIADNGVKE